One window of Nicotiana tomentosiformis chromosome 11, ASM39032v3, whole genome shotgun sequence genomic DNA carries:
- the LOC104104239 gene encoding CBL-interacting serine/threonine-protein kinase 3-like isoform X3 produces MVMGSKTKIFIVLECITGGELFDKIVNHGRMHEKEARKYFQQLINVVDYCHSRGVYHRDLKPENLLLDASGNLKVSDFGLSALSQQVRDDGLLHTSCGTPNYVAPEVLNDHGYDGTTADLWSCGVILFVLLAGYLPFDDSNLMNLYKKISAAEFSCPPWMSFGAMKLITRILDPNPMTRITVPEILEDEWFKKDYKPPVFDEKKDANLDDVEAVFKDSEQEYHVTEKKEEQPTPMNAFELISMSRGLNLGNLFDEQEFKRETRFTSKCPANEIISKIEEAAKPLGFDVHKKNYKMRLENVKAGRKGNLNVATEVFQVAPSLHMVEVRKAKGDTLEFHKFYKNLSTSLEDVVWKTEEDMQNR; encoded by the exons ATG GTGATGGGTAGCAAGACGAAGATATTCATTGTTCTGGAATGCATTACAGGTGGAGAGCTCTTTGATAAAATT GTAAATCATGGACGGATGCATGAAAAAGAAGCAAGGAAATATTTTCAGCAGCTCATTAATGTTGTTGATTATTGTCATAGCAGGGGAGTCTACCATAGAGATCTAAAG CCTGAGAATTTACTGTTGGATGCCTCTGGAAACCTCAAAGTTTCTGATTTTGGATTGAGTGCTCTGTCCCAGCAAGTCAGG GATGATGGTTTACTCCATACCTCGTGTGGAACCCCTAACTATGTTGCTCCCGAG GTACTCAATGATCATGGATATGATGGCACAACGGCGGATCTTTGGTCGTGTGGAGTCATACTCTTTGTATTGCTTGCAGGTTACTTGCCTTTTGATGACTCTAATCTTATGAACCTGTATAAGAAA ATCTCCGCTGCTGAATTTTCTTGCCCACCTTGGATGTCTTTTGGCGCTATGAAGTTAATTACTCGCATTTTGGATCCAAATCCTATGACA CGTATTACCGTCCCAGAAATTTTGGAGGATGAGTGGTTCAAGAAAGATTATAAACCTCCTGTTTTTGATGAGAAAAAAGATGCCAACCTGGATGATGTTGAAGCTGTATTCAAGGATTCTGAA CAGGAATATCATGTAACAGAGAAAAAGGAAGAGCAGCCAACTCCTATGAACGCATTCGAGTTGATCTCAATGTCAAGAGGACTCAACCTTGGGAATCTCTTCGATGAACAG GAATTTAAGAGAGAAACAAGATTCACATCTAAATGTCCGGCCAATGAAATAATCAGTAAGATTGAAGAAGCTGCAAAGCCCCTTGGTTTTGATGTTCACAAAAAGAATTACAAG ATGAGGCTGGAAAATGTTAAAGCTGGAAGAAAAGGGAACCTTAATGTTGCCACTGAG GTATTTCAAGTCGCCCCTTCTCTTCATATGGTTGAAGTGCGAAAAGCAAAAGGAGATACTTTGGAATTCCACAAG TTTTACAAGAATCTTTCAACTAGTCTAGAGGATGTAGTGTGGAAAACTGAAGAGGACATGCAAAATAGGTAG
- the LOC104104239 gene encoding CBL-interacting serine/threonine-protein kinase 3-like isoform X1 — MNQAKIKRRVGKYEMGRTIGEGTFAKVKFARNSETGEPVAIKILDKDKVLKHKMAEQIKREIATMKLIRHPHVVRLYEVMGSKTKIFIVLECITGGELFDKIVNHGRMHEKEARKYFQQLINVVDYCHSRGVYHRDLKPENLLLDASGNLKVSDFGLSALSQQVRDDGLLHTSCGTPNYVAPEVLNDHGYDGTTADLWSCGVILFVLLAGYLPFDDSNLMNLYKKISAAEFSCPPWMSFGAMKLITRILDPNPMTRITVPEILEDEWFKKDYKPPVFDEKKDANLDDVEAVFKDSEQEYHVTEKKEEQPTPMNAFELISMSRGLNLGNLFDEQEFKRETRFTSKCPANEIISKIEEAAKPLGFDVHKKNYKMRLENVKAGRKGNLNVATEVFQVAPSLHMVEVRKAKGDTLEFHKFYKNLSTSLEDVVWKTEEDMQNR, encoded by the exons ATGAATCAGGCAAAAATCAAGCGTAGAGTTGGTAAATATGAAATGGGAAGGACAATTGGTGAGGGAACATTTGCTAAAGTCAAGTTTGCAAGGAATTCAGAGACAGGAGAACCTGTAGCAATCAAGATTCTTGATAAGGATAAGGTCCTTAAACACAAAATGGCTGAGCAG ATAAAGCGGGAGATAGCTACAATGAAGTTAATCAGACATCCACATGTTGTTCGATTATACGAG GTGATGGGTAGCAAGACGAAGATATTCATTGTTCTGGAATGCATTACAGGTGGAGAGCTCTTTGATAAAATT GTAAATCATGGACGGATGCATGAAAAAGAAGCAAGGAAATATTTTCAGCAGCTCATTAATGTTGTTGATTATTGTCATAGCAGGGGAGTCTACCATAGAGATCTAAAG CCTGAGAATTTACTGTTGGATGCCTCTGGAAACCTCAAAGTTTCTGATTTTGGATTGAGTGCTCTGTCCCAGCAAGTCAGG GATGATGGTTTACTCCATACCTCGTGTGGAACCCCTAACTATGTTGCTCCCGAG GTACTCAATGATCATGGATATGATGGCACAACGGCGGATCTTTGGTCGTGTGGAGTCATACTCTTTGTATTGCTTGCAGGTTACTTGCCTTTTGATGACTCTAATCTTATGAACCTGTATAAGAAA ATCTCCGCTGCTGAATTTTCTTGCCCACCTTGGATGTCTTTTGGCGCTATGAAGTTAATTACTCGCATTTTGGATCCAAATCCTATGACA CGTATTACCGTCCCAGAAATTTTGGAGGATGAGTGGTTCAAGAAAGATTATAAACCTCCTGTTTTTGATGAGAAAAAAGATGCCAACCTGGATGATGTTGAAGCTGTATTCAAGGATTCTGAA CAGGAATATCATGTAACAGAGAAAAAGGAAGAGCAGCCAACTCCTATGAACGCATTCGAGTTGATCTCAATGTCAAGAGGACTCAACCTTGGGAATCTCTTCGATGAACAG GAATTTAAGAGAGAAACAAGATTCACATCTAAATGTCCGGCCAATGAAATAATCAGTAAGATTGAAGAAGCTGCAAAGCCCCTTGGTTTTGATGTTCACAAAAAGAATTACAAG ATGAGGCTGGAAAATGTTAAAGCTGGAAGAAAAGGGAACCTTAATGTTGCCACTGAG GTATTTCAAGTCGCCCCTTCTCTTCATATGGTTGAAGTGCGAAAAGCAAAAGGAGATACTTTGGAATTCCACAAG TTTTACAAGAATCTTTCAACTAGTCTAGAGGATGTAGTGTGGAAAACTGAAGAGGACATGCAAAATAGGTAG
- the LOC104104239 gene encoding CBL-interacting serine/threonine-protein kinase 3-like isoform X2, with protein MNQAKIKRRVGKYEMGRTIGEGTFAKVKFARNSETGEPVAIKILDKDKVLKHKMAEQIKREIATMKLIRHPHVVRLYEVMGSKTKIFIVLECITGGELFDKIVNHGRMHEKEARKYFQQLINVVDYCHSRGVYHRDLKPENLLLDASGNLKVSDFGLSALSQQVRDDGLLHTSCGTPNYVAPEVLNDHGYDGTTADLWSCGVILFVLLAGYLPFDDSNLMNLYKKISAAEFSCPPWMSFGAMKLITRILDPNPMTRITVPEILEDEWFKKDYKPPVFDEKKDANLDDVEAVFKDSEEYHVTEKKEEQPTPMNAFELISMSRGLNLGNLFDEQEFKRETRFTSKCPANEIISKIEEAAKPLGFDVHKKNYKMRLENVKAGRKGNLNVATEVFQVAPSLHMVEVRKAKGDTLEFHKFYKNLSTSLEDVVWKTEEDMQNR; from the exons ATGAATCAGGCAAAAATCAAGCGTAGAGTTGGTAAATATGAAATGGGAAGGACAATTGGTGAGGGAACATTTGCTAAAGTCAAGTTTGCAAGGAATTCAGAGACAGGAGAACCTGTAGCAATCAAGATTCTTGATAAGGATAAGGTCCTTAAACACAAAATGGCTGAGCAG ATAAAGCGGGAGATAGCTACAATGAAGTTAATCAGACATCCACATGTTGTTCGATTATACGAG GTGATGGGTAGCAAGACGAAGATATTCATTGTTCTGGAATGCATTACAGGTGGAGAGCTCTTTGATAAAATT GTAAATCATGGACGGATGCATGAAAAAGAAGCAAGGAAATATTTTCAGCAGCTCATTAATGTTGTTGATTATTGTCATAGCAGGGGAGTCTACCATAGAGATCTAAAG CCTGAGAATTTACTGTTGGATGCCTCTGGAAACCTCAAAGTTTCTGATTTTGGATTGAGTGCTCTGTCCCAGCAAGTCAGG GATGATGGTTTACTCCATACCTCGTGTGGAACCCCTAACTATGTTGCTCCCGAG GTACTCAATGATCATGGATATGATGGCACAACGGCGGATCTTTGGTCGTGTGGAGTCATACTCTTTGTATTGCTTGCAGGTTACTTGCCTTTTGATGACTCTAATCTTATGAACCTGTATAAGAAA ATCTCCGCTGCTGAATTTTCTTGCCCACCTTGGATGTCTTTTGGCGCTATGAAGTTAATTACTCGCATTTTGGATCCAAATCCTATGACA CGTATTACCGTCCCAGAAATTTTGGAGGATGAGTGGTTCAAGAAAGATTATAAACCTCCTGTTTTTGATGAGAAAAAAGATGCCAACCTGGATGATGTTGAAGCTGTATTCAAGGATTCTGAA GAATATCATGTAACAGAGAAAAAGGAAGAGCAGCCAACTCCTATGAACGCATTCGAGTTGATCTCAATGTCAAGAGGACTCAACCTTGGGAATCTCTTCGATGAACAG GAATTTAAGAGAGAAACAAGATTCACATCTAAATGTCCGGCCAATGAAATAATCAGTAAGATTGAAGAAGCTGCAAAGCCCCTTGGTTTTGATGTTCACAAAAAGAATTACAAG ATGAGGCTGGAAAATGTTAAAGCTGGAAGAAAAGGGAACCTTAATGTTGCCACTGAG GTATTTCAAGTCGCCCCTTCTCTTCATATGGTTGAAGTGCGAAAAGCAAAAGGAGATACTTTGGAATTCCACAAG TTTTACAAGAATCTTTCAACTAGTCTAGAGGATGTAGTGTGGAAAACTGAAGAGGACATGCAAAATAGGTAG